The Osmerus eperlanus chromosome 7, fOsmEpe2.1, whole genome shotgun sequence genome includes a region encoding these proteins:
- the creb3l4 gene encoding cyclic AMP-responsive element-binding protein 3-like protein 4, whose product MDAENGEMFFHNREEEIITGETWSLDAPFSCSDVIYTASEKVLEEWKIDPHCGLKDSESEDVLHAINPNDVFPSGSPDESLSESDSSQSEDPCTETTVSVATAEPAHSPKTIYQVVYDISTLGNIKEEPQQHSVDVISIELDEWSSQILMSDSCIVNELPSVSAIRLNHDNVSSLTSSACNTAPSSPDSPLLYPDLQLTEEEQKLLNQEGISLPNNLPLTKAEERVLKKVRRKIRNKQSAQDSRRRKKEYVDGLEGRAAACSSQNKELQRTVEQLEKHNMSLLAQLRRLQSLIKQTATKAAQTSTCIMIILFSLGLILFPSYSPFRWNSVLEDDYAPTGVISRNILTDLDSSLQIADDVDNPTIQPNSLPVSSDIGQSNSQDIASVLKPPIDIPEITDSEGMALEDSQPGNSSVLVDRRTETLPLDLMSISGKGGTNLDPTKPAHADEM is encoded by the exons ATGGATGCAGAGAACGGAGAGATGTTTTTCCacaacagagaggaagagatcatCACAGGGGAGACCTGGAGTCTTGATGCCCCATTTTCTTGCTCCGATGTAATCTACACTGCGTCAGAGAAAGTCCTGGAAGAATGGAAAATCGATCCACATTGT GGTTTGAAAGACAGTGAGTCAGAGGATGTACTTCATGCCATCAACCCAAATGATGTCTTTCCCTCCGGGTCCCCTGACGAGAGCCTCTCAGAAAGCGACAGCAGCCAGTCAGAAGACCCCTGCACCGAAACCACGGTGTCAGTAGCTACAGCTGAGCCTGCTCACTCCCCGAAAACTATCTATCAGGTGGTCTATGACATCAGCACCTTGGGCAACATAAAGGAGGAGCCACAGCAACACAGTGTTGATGTCATATCCATAGAACTAG ATGAGTGGAGTTCACAGATTCTCATGTCAGACTCATGTATCGTCAACGAGTTGCCTTCAGTGTCTGCCATCCGGCTTAACCATGACAATGTTAGCTCTCTGACATCTTCAGCTTGTAACACAGCCCCATCCAGTCCAGACAGCCCACTG CTTTACCCAGACCTGCAGCTGACCGAGGAAGAACAGAAGCTGCTGAATCAGGAAGGGATCTCTCTTCCCAACAACTTACCCCTCACCAAG gcagaggagagggtccTGAAAAAGGTCAGACGCAAAATCCGTAACAAGCAGTCAGCGCAGGACAGCAGGCGCAGGAAGAAGGAATATGTAGACGGCCTGGAGGGCAG GGCGGCGGCGTGTTCATCTCAGAACAAGGAGCTGCAAAGAACAGTGGAACAGCTGGAGAAACACAACAT GTCTCTTTTGGCACAGTTGCGTAGGCTGCAGTCTCTGATCAAACAGACAGCCACCAAAGCAGCACAGACCAGCACCTGCATCATG ATCATCCTCTTCTCGCTGGGCCTCATCCTCTTCCCCAGCTACAGCCCTTTCAGATGGAACTCAGTCTTAGAGGATGACTATGCCCCAACAGGAG TCATCTCTAGGAACATTCTCACCGATTTGGATTCATCCCTGCAAATAGCAGATGATGTGGACAACCCCACCATCCAACCAAATTCTTTACCAGTCTCCTCTGACATTGGGCAATCAAACTCACAGGATATCGCCAGCGTTCTCAAACCACCAATTGACATTCCAGAAATCACTGACTCTGAAGGAATGGCCCTTGAGGATAGCCAACCAGGGAACAGCTCTGTTTTAGTTGACAGACGGACTGAAACCTTGCCTTTGGATCTGATGTCAATCTCTGGCAAAGGAGGCACAAACCTTGACCCTACCAAACCAGCTCACGCTGACGAAATGTAA